The following proteins are encoded in a genomic region of Drosophila miranda strain MSH22 chromosome 4, D.miranda_PacBio2.1, whole genome shotgun sequence:
- the LOC108162958 gene encoding protein-lysine N-methyltransferase CG9154, with protein MEDDLALPADTLAILNEFLAERSKREAEEEDRIVNQDGKEATFEENWQLSQFWYSKKTKLTVRNIVAKLLKEQPNKPEECNYRIALLSCPSLYKDIKDIYDHVSIFEYDKRFSAYGTDFVHYDINCIDPDYLINHHKKYDLIIADPPFLSKECIEKISAIILKLQSSPCDSKLIFCSGEVVEPWLTACLPVHKCNFRPEHERNLGNEFVSYANFNLDNYI; from the exons ATGGAGGACGATCTTGCACTTCCCGCCGACACACTAGCCATTCTCAATGAATTCCTGGCAGAGCGTTCCAAACGCGAGGCCGAAGAGGAGGATCGCATTGTAAACCAGGACGGTAAGGAAGCAACATTTGAAGAGAATTGG CAATTGAGCCAGTTCTGGTATAGTAAAAAGACTAAACTCACAGTACGTAACATTGTTGCCAAGCTATTGAAGgaacaaccaaataaacccgAAGAATGCAACTACCGCATAGCTTTGCTGTCTTGTCCATCTCTTTACAAGGATATTAAAGATATATATGACCACG TCAGCATCTTCGAGTACGACAAGCGTTTTTCAGCCTATGGCACTGATTTTGTCCATTACGATATCAATTGTATAGATCCAGACTATCTGATAAATCATCACAAAAAATATGATTTAATCATAGCCGACCCGCCGTTCTTGTCCAAGGAGTGCATtgagaaaatatctgccattaTCCTTAAGCTGCAGAGCAGTCCCTGTGATTCCAAACTGATATTTTGCTCTGGAGAGGTCGTGGAACCCTGGCTCACAGCCTGTTTGCCGGTGCACAAGTGCAATTTCCGACCGGAGCATGAACGTAACTTGGGCAACGAGTTCGTTAGTTATGCCAACTTCAATTTGGACAATTATATTTAA
- the LOC108162961 gene encoding prefoldin subunit 1: MAQMDIELKKAFTEMQINKLETSKKINMIDMKCDMVKTGKHKYLLTEKGTNNLDNDTRVYMSVGRMFLLTDVQNMREDLKSKQDKCEKAIELLEKKKEFLQKSLKDQEDGLRELVQQRKEADVVAK, translated from the exons ATGGCACAAATGGACATCGAATTAAAGAAG GCCTTCACCGAGATGCAGATCAACAAATTGGAGACATCCAAGAAGATCAATATGATCGACATGAAATGCGATATGGTCAAGACGGGAAAACACAAATATCTGTTGACGGAAAAGGGCACAAACAATTTGGACAATGATACGAG GGTATATATGTCTGTTGGTCGCATGTTTCTGCTTACGGACGTTCAAAATATGCGCGAAGATCTGAAGAGCAAGCAGGACAAATGTGAAAAGGCCATTGAACTACTCGAAAAGAAGAAGGAATTCCTGCAGAAGTCATTGAAAGACCAGGAAGACGGTTTGCGCGAGCTGGTTCAACAGCGCAAGGAGGCTGATGTCGTCGCGAAATAG
- the LOC108162957 gene encoding farnesol dehydrogenase — protein MERWQNKLAVVTGASGGIGAACARAMIGAGLRVVGLARREEKLRELRDSLPKHLQANFIPRRCDVSKEDQVLSSFDWIERELEGPDVLLNNAGITRETELVAPGNTQKLRDVIDTNVMGVLWCTREAFNNMKKRDTEGHVLIINSIAGQQVLNFIDVLPSFNIYPATKFAITAITETYRQEFQLHKSKVRVTGICPGAVNTNIFPEEIHFYVKDMVRLEPSNIADAVLYALRTPPHVQIHDITIKPMGELF, from the exons ATGGAACGCTGGCAGAACAAACTCGCTGTGGTCACAGGTGCAAGCGGCGGAATTGGAGCTGCATGTGCTCGTGCCATGATTGGTGCAGGATTGCGTGTGGTGGGTCTGGCACGGCGAGAAGAGAAGCTGCGGGAGCTCAGGGACAGCTTGCCGAAACATTTGCAGGCTAATTTCATTCCCAGACGGTGCGACGTATCGAAAGAGGACCAGGTCCTGAGCTCTTTCGACTGGATAGAAAGGGAGCTGGAAGGACCCGATGTTCTGCTGAACAATGCTGGCATCACACGGGAAACGGAACTAGTGGCGCCGGGGAATACCCAAAAACTGCGTGATGTCATTGACACCAATGTGATGGGTGTGCTCTGGTGCACTAGGGAGGCATTCAACAACATGAAGAAGCGGGATACAGAGGGTCATGTGTTAATCATAAACAGCATTGCAGGACAGCAAGTGCTCAACTTTATCGACGTTTTGCCCTCGTTCAACATATATCCGGCCACCAAGTTTGCCATAACAGCAATTACGGAAACCTATCGCCAGGAGTTTCAATTGCACAAGAGCAAGGTGCGTGTGACCGGCATTTGCCCCGGTGCGGTGAACACAAACATATTCCCGGAAGAGATACACTTCTATGTGAAGGATATGGTCAGGCTGGAGCCATCAAATATAGCGGATGCAGTGCTATATGCACTGCGCACACCGCCTCACGTGCAG ATTCACGATATTACCATCAAACCCATGGGCGAATTATTTTAA
- the LOC108162955 gene encoding uncharacterized protein LOC108162955, translating into MHTIMLERFRMQHSKNISRLLRHFSRQLDGTHNNAVVIAAAVRTPRTPFKAEEQKLAGIVIDELVKRTLVPREEFKKLIVCCSSNASASDCNARLANVAKELGLKSCEAHALQDDICSITGLRMTLDSLREGKAQCIITGDTRCQFLEPDDGLLANELMTVHQAPARGKQTAKADPSESTPTLGAAALAWTTYETAERLQLQPLALVREFAVKNNREDALYHVHGGQPLLPSQIHTWDLVTSREPPKPCYFHLDLSGNKLCTHDNLHITASHLLTHLVHSLPAGELGCAYMDGSDGRLMIIFLEKLKPKISQVDGLPLLTLYTKKPCPLCDDLVTQLEQKYAGKFRLEKVYIDRKENVRFLRLFRHDIPVLFFNGQFLCMHKLNEEALRERLAGLK; encoded by the exons ATGCACACGATTATGCTGGAAAGGTTTCGCATGCAACACTCTAAAAA CATTTCGAGGCTCTTACGGCACTTTAGCCGTCAGTTGGATGGAACGCACAACAATGCCGTGGTAATTGCAGCTGCTGTGCGTACCCCGAGAACACCATTCAAGGCGGAGGAGCAGAAGCTGGCTGGAATTGTCATCGATGAGCTGGTGAAACGCACTCTTGTGCCACGAGAGGAGTTCAAAAAGCTAATTGTCTGTTGCTCATCGAATGCATCGGCATCCGACTGCAATGCGAGGCTTGCTAATGTAGCCAAAGAGCTGGGCTTGAAGAGCTGCGAGGCACATGCCCTACAGGACGATATCTGCTCGATTACTGGATTGCGAATGACATTGGATAGTCTCCGGGAGGGAAAGGCGCAGTGCATTATCACGGGAGATACACGCTGCCAGTTTCTTGAACCGGATGATGGTCTTCTGGCCAATGAACTGATGACCGTTCATCAGGCTCCGGCCAGAGGCAAACAAACCGCTAAGGCAGATCCCTCCGAATCAACGCCAACTTTGGGAGCGGCTGCACTGGCCTGGACTACATACGAAACTGCAGAGCGCCTTCAGTTGCAGCCTCTAGCTTTGGTGCGTGAATTTGCTGTGAAAAATAACAGAGAAGATGCTCTGTACCACGTTCACGGCGGACAGCCTCTTCTTCCCAGTCAAATCCACACCTGGGATCTGGTTACGAGCCGAGAACCGCCCAAACCATGCTATTTTCATCTAGACCTAAGCGGAAATAAACTGTGCACCCACGATAATTTGCATATAACCGCCAGTCACCTTCTCACCCATCTGGTGCACTCCCTGCCTGCTGGCGAGTTGGGCTGTGCGTACATGGATGGAAGCGATGGCCGTTTGATGATAATATTTCTCGAAAAGCT CAAACCCAAAATCTCCCAGGTGGACGGTCTTCCTCTGCTGACACTGTACACCAAAAAGCCGTGTCCCTTGTGCGATGATTTGGTGACACAATTGGAACAGAAATATGCTGGTAAATTCAGACTGGAAAAGGTTTACATCGACCGCAAGGAGAATGTACGTTTCTTGCGGCTATTTCGGCATGATATACCTGTATTGTTCTTTAATGGACAATTTCTATGCATGCACAAATTGAACGAGGAGGCGCTGCGAGAACGTCTGGCTGGCTTGAAATAG
- the LOC108162954 gene encoding F-box/WD repeat-containing protein 5, with amino-acid sequence MEVTFKKARLVKHTNAADGEYTTPHGGETETCTDPYGWWALPEPALLMIFERLNVFELLQASLCCRRWHGIANDDLLWRRKFQENFRASPSIALKPGAESWRSEYQRLSTQIPFVQAQRLEPSMENNHGHTHQVLHVSFAHNGEMFATCSKDGYVIVWNSQHPCTEKYAHNMKQFSWKYSQYSQFNQSDTLLLVSGVHFGSPQSTSGEIAVFYLGATESHLRCRVVNRPYDIFGTWFSDQYLISGDLHWLAHLVSTSVLWLNKANQEIDSEHVPIMSQLYKFYNRNASSVRAIMVARCPWLDESNDPLAKVEEETRSPTFPFPSNDEPSGSQASGNPLSHAASLRRTRSATPEENYLPDISERRSRARPGDATIHYLEEYRKAVAPTNDANEEEDEEEYDSMDVHEEYDEMENSMPKYLIFSTGSKTFTPHQIGFKRIRNVYFPKKLDPGPSLKERIAAKRAAEQQQQQTPRSDPDWWDYDSVKDRFDQVDKVIDLHGHIIGMALSPDHRYLYVNTRPWPKHYVITNPLEPPPIAQEIDIHVIDLMTLKRVGNMLRAHKAYTPSTECFFIFLDVCEEYVASGAEDQHAYLWDRYYGISLAKFKHSDVVNSVAFNPKDSEMLVTTSDDYTIKVWRSRAKAKAYNIPINVNESFELKPKK; translated from the exons ATGGAAGTGACCTTCAAAAAGGCCCGATTGGTAAAGCACACAAATGCAGCAGACGGAGAGTACACAACCCCCCATGGGGGGGAGACTGAGACTTGCACCGATCCGTATGGCTGGTGGGCCTTGCCAGAGCCCGCCCTGCTGATGATCTTCGAGCGTTTAAATGTCTTCGAACTGCTCCAGGCGAGTCTGTGCTGCAGGAGATGGCACGGCATAGCCAACGATGATCTGTTGTGGCGTCGAAAGTTCCAGGAGAACTTCAGAGCCTCGCCGAGCATAGCGCTGAAGCCAGGTGCAGAGAGCTGGCGATCGGAATACCAGCGTCTGTCCACACAAATACCGTTTGTTCAGGCCCAGCGTCTGGAGCCCTCGATGGAGAATAATCACGGGCATACGCATCAGGTACTACATGTGAGCTTCGCGCACAATGGAGAGATGTTTGCCACCTGCTCCAAGGATGGCTATGTGATA GTATGGAACTCGCAGCATCCATGCACGGAAAAGTATGCGCACAATATGAAACAATTCAGCTGGAAGTACTCTCAATATTCGCAGTTCAATCAGAGTGACACACTGCTGCTGGTTTCGGGTGTGCATTTTGGATCCCCACAGTCCACATCTGGAGAGATTGCCGTGTTTTATCTGGGAGCGACAGAGTCCCATTTACGCTGCAGAGTAGTCAATCGTCCCTATGATATATTTGGCACTTGGTTCAGTGATCAGTATTTGATCTCAGGGGACCTGCATTGGCTGGCTCATTTGGTGAGTACATCGGTTCTGTGGCTGAATAAGGCCAATCAGGAGATCGACTCTGAGCACGTTCCGATAATGAGCCAATTGTACAAGTTCTATAACCGCAATGCGAGCTCGGTGAGGGCCATAATGGTGGCCAGATGTCCTTGGTTGGATGAAAGTAACGATCCCTTGGCTAAGGTAGAGGAGGAGACGCGCAGTCCGACTTTTCCGTTTCCCAGTAACGATGAGCCATCTGGTTCCCAGGCTAGTGGGAATCCCTTGTCCCATGCCGCCAGCCTTAGACGCACACGAAGTGCCACCCCCGAGGAGAACTACTTGCCAGACATAAGCGAACGTCGGTCCAGAGCCCGGCCTGGAGATGCCACCATTCATTACCTGGAGGAATACAGAAAAGCAGTGGCCCCCACAAACGACGCCAACGAAGAAGAGGACGAGGAAGAGTACGACTCCATGGATGTGCATGAGGAGTACGATGAAATGGAGAATAGCATGCCCAAGTATCTCATCTTCTCGACGGGCTCTAAAACATTTACCCCGCACCAGATCGGCTTCAAGCGCATAAGGAACGTTTACTTTCCCAAAAAACTCGATCCTGGGCCCTCGCTGAAGGAAAGAATAGCTGCCAAGCGGGCagccgagcagcagcagcagcaaactcCGCGCTCGGATCCAGATTGGTGGGACTACGATTCCGTCAAGGATCGATTTGATCAGGTGGACAAAGTCATTGATCTGCACGGACACATCATTGGTATGGCGCTGAGTCCGGATCATCGCTATTTATATGTTAATACGCGCCCCTGGCCAAAGCACTATGTGATTACCAATCCTCTGGAGCCACCGCCAATTGCTCAGGAGATTGATATACATGTGATTGATTTGATGACCCTGAAGAGAGTGGGGAACATGCTGCGCGCCCATAAGGCCTACACGCCCAGCACCGAGTGCTTTTTCATATTTCTCGATGTCTGCGAGGAGTATGTGGCCAGTGGGGCTGAGGACCAGCATGCCTACCTATGGGATCGCTACTATGGCATTAGTTTGGCCAAGTTCAAGCACTCGGACGTGGTAAACAGTGTGGCCTTCAATCCAAAAGACTCTGAGATGCTCGTGACCACCAGCGATGACTATACAATTAAG GTTTGGCGCTCACGGGCTAAGGCAAAGGCCTATAACATCCCCATTAATGTGAACGAATCTTTCGAGTTGAAGCCGAAGAAATGA
- the LOC108162960 gene encoding E3 ubiquitin-protein ligase PPP1R11 has product MAQRTNNKSSNGTATEETDGSLPENTPTLHLRLEQPRDERRVIFHEGVIDNEHLNRKKSKCCCIYKKPLAFGESSSEDDEECENCFGHPEKRKRNARHNHNHDNDNEPSTSAQASAQPGPSVGDPISPPAEPVASPVKPKSDPTTPIDQFEQTGKS; this is encoded by the exons atggCCCAAAGAACAAACAATAAGTCAAGTAATGGCACGGCAACTGAAGAAACAGATGGAAGTCTGCCAGAAAACACTCCGACACTGCACTTGCGTCTGGAACAGCCGCGAGACGAACGCCGGGTGATCTTTCACGAAGGTGTCATAGACAATGAGCATTTGAACCGCAAGAAATCCAAGT GCTGCTGCATATATAAGAAACCCCTGGCATTTGGTGAGAGTTCCTCGGAGGACGATGAAGAATGTGAGAACTGTTTTGGCCATCCCGAGAAGCGCAAGAGAAACGCAAGGCACAATCATAATCACGATAATGACAATGAGCCATCTACATCGGCACAGGCATCAGCGCAGCCAGGACCATCGGTTGGGGATCCAATTTCCCCGCCCGCTGAGCCCGTTGCTTCGCCAGTCAAGCCTAAGTCCGATCCAACCACACCCATTGACCAGTTCGAACAGACGGGAAAGTCGTAG
- the LOC108163771 gene encoding NADH dehydrogenase [ubiquinone] flavoprotein 1, mitochondrial, producing the protein MAAIVRYNLLTKPQLVATLPGSLQLHRLQSTQAPPAGTPPPQTKTKFGPLADEDRIFTNLYGRHDWRLKGALKRGDWYKTKEIVLKGPNWIINEIKTSGLRGRGGAGFPSGMKWSFMQKPGDGRPKYLVVNADEGEPGTCKDRDIMRHDPHKLVEGCLIAGAAMGAQAAYIYIRGEFYNEASNMQLAIAEAYQAGLIGKNACGTGYDFDVFMHRGAGAYICGEETALIESLEGKQGKPRLKPPFPADVGVFGCPTTVTNVETVAVAPAICRRGGTWFASFGRTRNSGTKLFNISGHVNNPCTVEEEMSIPLKELIERHCGGVTGGWDNLLGVIPGGSSTPIIPKNVCDDVIMDFDGLIAAQTSLGTAAIIVMDKSTDVIKAIARLISFYKHESCGQCTPCREGIGWMNKIMTRFVKGDAQPAEIDMLWEISKQIEGHTICALGDGAAWPVQGLIRHFRPEIEKRMQQYAQQTKRASN; encoded by the exons ATGGCTGCAATTGTGCGATATAATTTGTTAACCAAGCCGCAATTAG TTGCGACTCTGCCTGGCAGCCTACAGCTGCATCGGCTGCAGAGCACACAGGCCCCACCCGCGGGCACACCGCCACCTCAGACGAAGACCAAGTTTGGTCCCTTGGCCGACGAAGATCGCATCTTCACAAATTTGTATGGACGCCACGACTGGAGGCTAAAAGGTGCCTTGAAGCGTGGCGACTGgtacaagaccaaggagattGTCCTGAAGGGTCCCAATTGGATTATCAATGAGATCAAGACATCGGGTCTGCGCGGTCGCGGTGGCGCTGGCTTCCCCAGTGGCATGAAGTGGTCTTTCATGCAAAAGCCTGGCGATGGACGCCCCAAGTACTTGGTGGTGAATGCCGATGAAG gcGAGCCTGGTACCTGCAAAGATCGTGACATCATGCGTCACGATCCCCACAAGCTGGTGGAGGGCTGCCTGATTGCGGGCGCTGCCATGGGCGCCCAGGCTGCATACATCTATATTCGCGGCGAGTTTTACAACGAGGCCTCCAACATGCAGCTGGCCATCGCCGAGGCCTACCAGGCTGGCCTTATTGGCAAGAATGCCTGCGGCACTGGCTACGATTTTGATGTCTTCATGCACCGTGGCGCTGGTGCATACATTTGCGGGGAGGAGACCGCTTTGATTGAGTCGCTCGAGGGAAAGCAGGGCAAGCCCCGCTTGAAGCCGCCATTCCCCGCTGATGTGGGTGTCTTTGGTTGCCCCACAACGGTCACCAATGTGGAGACTGTGGCCGTCGCACCCGCCATCTGTCGTCGCGGTGGCACTTGGTTTGCCAGTTTTGGACGCACCCGTAACTCGGGCACGAAGCTCTTCAACATCTCGGGACACGTGAACAATCCCTGCACCGTGGAAGAGGAAATGTCCATTCCGCTGAAGGAGCTGATTGAGCGTCATTGTGGAGGCGTTACTGGTGGCTGGGACAATCTGTTGGGCGTCATTCCCGGCGGTTCATCCACACCCATTATTCCCAAAAATGTATGCGATGATGTGATTATGGATTTTGATGGCTTGATTGCGGCCCAAACATCGCTGGGAACGGCGGCCATCATTGTGATGGACAAGTCCACGGATGTGATCAAGGCGATTGCCAGACTCATCTCGTTCTACAAGCACGAGAGCTGTGGCCAGTGCACACCTTGCCGCGAGGGCATTGGCTGGATGAACAAGATCATGACTCG CTTTGTCAAGGGCGATGCTCAACCCGCTGAGATTGATATGCTGTGGGAGATTTCCAAGCAAATTGAGGGCCACACCATTTGCGCATTGGGTGACGGTGCCGCCTGGCCTGTCCAGGGCCTCATTCGTCACTTCAGACCCGAAATCGAGAAACGTATGCAACAATATGCGCAGCAAACGAAGCGCGCCAGCAATTAA
- the LOC108163773 gene encoding uncharacterized protein LOC108163773, whose protein sequence is MLIKCLVVTIMVVLLVLQGCSSKTYQFIPARCVDQPGVEQKIGGPLSLCSFPPKYQTADAEDIQAVIKHIQGLNLN, encoded by the exons ATGCTTATCAAGTGCTTGGTTGTCACTATAATGGTTGTACTCCTGGTTCTACAGGGCTGCTCTTCCAAGAC TTATCAATTTATACCCGCTCGCTGTGTGGATCAGCCCGGAGTGGAGCAGAAGATTGGCGGCCCTCTGAGCCTGTGCAGCTTTCCACCAAAATACCAGACAGCGGACGCTGAGGACATCCAAGCCGTGATCAAGCATATACAGGGCCTAAACCTCAATTGA
- the LOC108164195 gene encoding kiSS-1 receptor, with protein sequence MNSNSLQQWWEHTYRRHHLEPNNDLDTTELHYALLEHNQLGGSTGILPTDLEGSATDFDYGNFSLINPYDLDAAGGDSENAISSLTLLLLAVSYGLVVFGGVVGNSTLVLTLCSASSVRLRNPLLLAVCIADLLVTGISAPVTLLNLAMNRRTRSLPLVLCKVIHYIQVMPVAASTISFFMLSLDRYATVKHPRLAQLRQRRYLHVSLALISWLASAAISTPFLFAYKIIAKSVIIKGVGSTNASTTPNPVSISCTSDLGANAMFMSFIIFHTIAVFVLPGVGVLLNHYGVRRKLCALSLTARAAHGELPLPMPILRRQTHMVIVTGCANAQQAACGGPTTVDDTSNGNGTGGGGQMAVSPGDIQMHTLQPRLPGSGSALEPGSFRSSNPISPRAMREIRAHSQRQRIHRAGRGPATPGIPLPQTSTLRSRRHLANMLIASALIFIVCWAPHVFCIFYKNFGYKQYCSKSSVYFSLLLGYFYSAISPVIYWALNHNSLRQSPCAPIIRLRSMQNFLRSRFRTHTVPPPPSSTNEAALGAFNPKLIKLTPKQYRAQASSHYLY encoded by the exons ATGAACAGCAACAGCCTGCAGCAATGGTGGGAGCACACGTACCGCCGGCATCATCTCGAGCCGAACAACGACCTCGACACCACGGAGCTGCATTACGCGCTCCTCGAGCATAACCAGCTTGGTGGCAGCACTGGAATCCTGCCCACGGACCTGGAGGGCTCGGCGACGGACTTTGATTACGGCAACTTTAGCCTGATCAATCCGTATGACCTTGACGCTGCTGGCGGCGATTCGGAGAATGCCATATCCTCGCTGACGCTCCTTCTTCTGGCCGTCAGCTATGGTCTCGTGGTCTTTGGCGGCGTCGTTGGCAACTCCACTCTGGTGCTCACCCTTTGCTCGGCCTCCTCGGTTCGACTGCGGAATCCCCTACTGCTGGCCGTGTGCATTGCCGATCTGCTGGTCACGGGCATTTCGGCGCCCGTCACGCTCTTGAATCTGGCCATGAACCGCAGGACGAGATCGCTGCCGCTGGTGCTCTGCAAGGTCATACATTACATCCAG GTCATGCCCGTGGCGGCCAGCACCATCTCCTTTTTCATGCTCTCCCTGGACCGATATGCCACCGTTAAGCATCCTCGTTTGGCCCAGCTGCGGCAGCGTCGATATCTGCACGTCTCCCTGGCCTTGATCTCTTGGCTGGCCTCGGCGGCCATCAGTACGCCGTTCCTGTTCGCCTATAAGATCATAGCCAAGTCGGTGATCATCAAGGGAGTTGGTAGCACGAACGCCAGCACTACACCGAATCCCGTTAGCATCAGCTGCACCTCTGATCTGGGGGCCAATGCCATGTTCATGTCGTTCATCATCTTCCACACGATAGCCGTGTTCGTGCTGCCCGGGGTGGGGGTGCTGCTCAATCACTACGGGGTGCGGCGCAAGCTCTGCGCCCTGTCGCTGACGGCTCGAGCGGCCCACGGGGAgctgcccctgcccatgcCCATCCTGCGACGACAGACGCACATGGTGATTGTGACGGGTTGCGCCAATGCCCAGCAGGCGGCCTGTGGAGGCCCCACCACCGTGGACGATACCTCGAATGGGAATGGCACTGGCGGCGGTGGGCAAATGGCCGTGAGTCCCGGGGACATACAAATGCACACGTTACAGCCTCGCCTGCCAGGATCTGGTTCGGCCCTTGAGCCGGGCTCCTTTCGTTCCAGCAACCCCATATCGCCCAG GGCAATGAGGGAAATACGGGCCCACTCGCAGCGCCAGCGGATACATCGGGCTGGGAGGGGTCCGGCCACGCCTGGCATACCGCTGCCACAGACCTCGACGCTGAGGTCACGCCGTCACTTGGCCAACATGCTGATCGCCTCCGCCTTAATCTTTATCGTTTGCTGGGCCCCGCATGTCTTTTGCATATTCTATAAGAATTTCGGCTACAAGCAATACTGCAGCAAATCCTCTGTCTACTTCAGTCTGTTGTTGG GGTATTTCTATTCGGCCATCAGTCCGGTCATATATTGGGCGCTCAATCACAATTCGCTTCGACAATCGCCCTGTGCGCCCATCATACGGCTGCGCTCCATGCAAAATTTCCTGAGATCGCGCTTCCGGACGCACACGGTGCCCCCACCGCCATCGTCCACCAATGAGGCGGCCCTGGGTGCATTCAATCCGAAACTGATCAAGCTGACACCGAAACAGTATAGAGCTCAGGCTTCTTCGCATTATCTCTACTAG